ATTGGGGATTATTTAAAATTTCATAAACTTTAATATCTTTCGTTTTTTCAACTAAATATTGAAGCTTCGACCGCCTATATTTCCTATAAACTTCCGGTTTGTCTTTTTTTTCAAGTTCCCTAACTTTATCTATTAAGGAACATTGAATAATACCTTCAATATCCGCTCTTCTTTTTTGGGGCAAACTACAGACACTTTTGTTTACTTTATTATAAAAATCACTAATATCACTTTCTGTAAAGAGAATTATCTCTGATTCATTAAACCTCTTTTTTAATTTAAATAGATTAATCAGATTATTAACTCTCGTTTCATCTAAGCTCGATAAACCTTCCCGTGGTCTTACATTGCATAGAATCTGATCTTGATCTACCGTTAGACCGATACCTTCAAGATATTCTTTAACTTCTTTATATGTGTTCTCTCCACTAGAAATAAATTCAAATTCAATATAATCTTCAAGTGGACCATTGCTACACTCATTTGGAATAATAATCGGAATAGCTGGAATGGAGTCTCCCTTGTACGTTTTACTATTGCAAGTTCTGCAAATCGGTGTAAAGTTCTTTCTAGAAATTGATAATACTGGAAAAATTGACCGAGGTAAAAAATGATCCTTTTCAAAATGTCCATCTAATTGTGCCTGACAAATTGGACATTTAAATTTATCTTTTGTTGAATTTATCTCTTGTAATAATAGCTGCAAATCTACATACTCTTTAAGCCACTTAGTATCAAAGCAATCATACAACTCATATATACTTTCATACAAAACATTGTAATCACTTTTTCTTCTATAATAGTTATAGAAAAAATTAGAATCATTGACAATAAAATTGTTGATTTGTGAAGATTCGACTAAGAAACTATGATAATTATTTAAAATTATATCAAACTGAGCCTTTGCAAACTTTACTGGTGATTTCTTTCTATAGGCATTCTTATTCAAATCCTTAACAATTTTTCTTATTTTACGGGATTTTCCATAAGCTGTTTTTAATAACTCTGTATCAGCAAGATTTACATTTCCTAAGCTGACACTCAAGATCTCTTGCATTAATAAATCTTCTTTATTCTGAACCAAATCGCTCTCTCTCAATCTCTTCTATTTTTTGACGTACAATTTCTTTATTCGCTTCCGTAGAAAGTGTCAACATTAGTTCCAACTTTTCAGATGAATCAGCAAGATTTGAGAGTAATTTTAGCGATTCTAGGAAATTATTCTGACTTTTTTTTACAATCAAATCTTTATATTCTTGGAAAACAATATTATCTTCTAACCCTATATCGAAAACATCAGATAGAATTGAATTCACTGTTGCTCCTAAAGTTTGATTTTCTTCATACTCGAATAAAATTCTGTCATCTTTTGATTTCTTTATTTTTATAATATCTTCTCTTTTTACACTTCCAACCACAAAAGGAGATTGCGAAGCAATTATAAAGTGACAACTCTTGTTTTTAAAAAGATTTTTTAATAAATTTACAAATTCAAAAACCCACTTAGGATTCAAAAATGTTTCTGGTTCATCTATTAAAACCAATGAATTATCGGTGATATTGACCGCTAATTCTAACAATCTTGTAAAGAAGGCAAACTCTCCTGAACTAAATTGTGTTATCAATTTACTATCATTACCGTTAAAAAATGCCAAATCATCAACAAATCCTATTTCCAACTCCTTAGCTATATTATAGTCGATTCTTAACAATTCCTTAGCAGTTTCGAAACCCACCTCAAAGTACTGTTCATAAATATCAATTAATTCGCTGAGATTATATATATTTTGATTCTTCATGGAGTACTGGTACTTTTGTCGATGGTACATTAGCATAGACTTAACTGTCAACAGCGATAAGTAGCAATATTTTCTATCAAGAGAGTCTAAATAATCAAACTTATTCTTATATTTTTGAAACTGATTATATACAGACGATTTATTAAAATTAGTCAATTTTTTCTCAAAAATTTCAATATTCTCTAGTGGTAATATTTTCTTTCGTTCTTGAATGTTGGTCCGTAACACAGAAGGTCTATCTAATTTTAAGTTCCTTACTCTTTTTATTAAAATATCATACTTAAGGCTAGTAATCCCTCTAACACTTATTCTTGGTTCTGATTCTAAACCAAGTATCTTTCCAACATGTTTCAAAACCTCTAGAATTTTTTGTTCTTCACCATTATTTAATTTTTGTTCAAAATAGATCTGTGATACCTGTTTTACAATGCTTTTGGAGTTAAAATTCGTCCTATAATAATCATATTTTTCACTAAAAACTGATAATTCCCGGTTAAATAAAGTATAGGTTGAAAAAATTATTTTCTCAATTTTACCAGAGTAATTAACATTTTGAATACATTCCTCAGATCGAAACAATGAGCCTTCTGCAAGAATGTTTTTTATTATTCCTTCAAAGATTCTAGTTTTACCAACACCGTTTTCACCAATAAAAACAGTGTAATAATTTGAATCATCTACAGTATTTATTGACCTAATTTCTACTTCTTTATAACTTTCTTTTTTTCTTAAATCTTTAAATGTAAATGTTTCTAATTTCATATCTTCCTAATACCTCGGATATGGGTAAAATTCCCCTTCCACCAGGTCTGCTCTGCCTTTTTCAAAAGCCTCTCCGTCCCAAGCAATCGCAAATTCTTGGGCCTCTGGGTCCGCCAAAAAGTCCATGAGGTCATCTAGGCCTTGGTCGGCGGTATCTTTGAGAAAACCTGCGAAGTAGGTCAGAAACTCTGCTGAAAAGCCCTTCTTGGCGTCAAATGGCAGAGCGACCAGGTAGTCTTCCTCATCAAAGCGAGACTTGTCCTGATTGTAGAAAAGGACATACTCCTCCAAGAAAATATCCTCCGCAGAGGCATTGCCTTCGTCGTCCACCGTTTCAATCCCAGCCGCATTTTGCGCTTCCAAGATAAAAGCCAACTCAACAGCGTGATTCTTCTTGTCCCAGTTGAGTTCATAATCGTAAGTAAAATGTTTGTCCAGTGCTGCTTCCAGCACATCTAAAAAGCCATGTTTCGCCATTCTATTTCCTCTTTTCTATATAGTCTTTTAGTTTACTTTTAGTACTAGGCAACGAGCTGTAGGCTGTACTGAAGTACGGCAAAGCGAGTTAACGACGTAATAAAAGAAAAACTAAATGACGATAAATTCCAATAAATTTATTTCTCGACCATATTTGACGGAAGCCTGCTTGTCTTTCTCCAAAATGGACTTGGTTAAATCTAGTTGATTCACCGCTGCTAAGGCTACAGCATAGTGAATAACGTCAGCTAATTCTTCTGCCAAACGAGCAGAGCTGTCGTCTTCGCTATCCATCATCTTGCGGCCTGCACGTTGATTCAGTAGCTCTGCCACTTCACCGATTTCTTCCATTAATTTCATAAAGAGACTTTGCTCGGGAACTGTCGTCCCATAGTGGTCACGCAAGTATTCTTCCAAAACACTCACCGTCAACTCCGCCATCTTCGTTTCTCTCCAAATCCTAAAATTGTAGTATAATGATTATACCATAAATGTACTGAAAGGAAGCCTATGCCAGCCAATCTCGCCCTTCGTATGCGGCCAAAATCCATTGATGAGGTCATCGGTCAGGAACACTTGGTCGGTCCTGGAAAGATTATCCGTCGCATGATTGATGCCAATATGCTGTCGTCCATGATTCTCTATGGTCCGCCAGGAATTGGCAAGACCTCGATTGCCTCTGCTATTGCTGGCACGACCAAGTATGCCTTTCGGACTTTTAATGCCACGACCGACAACCAAAAACGCCTGCAGGAAATCGCTGAAGAAGCCAAGTTTTCTGGTGGCCTGGTCCTCATGCTCGATGAGATTCACCGCCTCAACAAGACCAAACAGGACTTTCTGCTTCCTCTTTTGGAAAATGGCAATATCATCATGATTGGGGCAACGACGGAAAATCCCTTCTTCTCAATTCTGCCTGCCATTCGTAGTCGGGTGCAGATTTTTGAATTGCATCCTTTGCAAACCAGCCACATCCGACAAGCCTTGGAACTGGCTCTGACAGACAGCGAACGCGGTTTTGACTTCCCCGTCACCATTGAGCCTGAGGCCCTGGACTTCCTAGCCAATGCTACCAACGGTGACCTGCGTGCCGCTTACAATTCGCTAGAACTGGCTGTGCTTTCGACCAAGGAAAGTGACGACGGTAGCCGCCACATTGACCTGGACGCCGTGGAAAATAGCCTACAGAAATCCTACATCAGCATGGATAAGAACGGTGATGCCCATTACGACATCCTCTCCGCCCTGCAAAAATCTATTCGGGGTAGCGATGTCAATGCCAGCCTCCACTACGCCGCTCGTTTGATTGAGGCGGAAGACCTACCTAGTCTGGCCCGTCGCTTGACAGTCATCGCCTACGAAGACATCGGCTTGGCCAATCCAGAGGCACAAATTCATACGGTGACCGCCCTTGAAGCTGCCCAGAAAATCGGCTTTCCAGAGGCACGGATTTTGATTGCCAATGTGGTCGTTGATTTGGCCCTTTCTCCCAAGTCCAATTCTGCCTATCTGGCTATGGATGCAGCTCTGGCTGATTTACGGAAAAATGGTCACCTGCCCATTCCAAATCATCTGCGGGACGGTCACTATGCCGGCAGTAAGGAGCTGGGAAATGCCATTGGCTACCAGTATCCCCATGCCTATCCTGAAAAATGGGTGGACCAGCAATACCTGCCCGATAAGTTACTGGCTGCGGACTACTTCACCGCCAACGACACCGGCAAATACGAGCGGGCCTTGGGCATGACCCAAGAAAAAATCAAGCAACTAAAACAAAACAAGAAAAAAAGTTGATAACGTTTTCATTTTTTGCCGATTTTCTCTTGATTTTTTTAAAAAATGTGGTAATATTAAATCATAAATAAGAACTGCTGTGGTATACGAATTCATACCTATGTGTTGACCGACTATTTTTGTATTACTAGGGAGACAAAGATCTTTTGGCAGTATGCAGGCTGGTACACCCAGAAGCAACTAAGTCAGAAACACGTCACCCACCTGCTTCTAGCGTGCGGGATCAATACAATTCATGAATAACCGGTACCAATACAGCATTTTTATTTTGCCCTTCCTTAGCTCAGCTGGCAGAGCAGCGGACTCTTAATCCGTGGGTCGTAGGTTCGATCCCTACAGGGAGGATTGGTTGATATGAGGAAAGTCTTGATTTATCAAGGCTTTTTCTTGTTTTTAGAGAGAATTTGGTCAAAAAATAGGCCCGTACACGAGAACTGTGCGGGTCATTTTTGTAATTTATCCCATAAAATTACTCGATTTTCCTGCAATGACTGCTGGACATCAATAATGCGTTGGTTGGAAGAGCCTCGAAACTGCAACATAAGATTGCGTTTGCTTTTGTCATAGCGACCGTCTACGAGAATGTCCAACTGGCTGAGCAACTCCAGCTTGTCTGACGTTTCCAGCATCAATTCTTCCCATGTGTAGCCTGTCCAGGACCAAATGTCCTTGTCTGGCAATTCCGTCCGAACCCGCTTGACGAGAGGGAGGACGGTCCCTGTATTGAGAAAGGGCTCTCCGCCCAAGAGGGTCAGCCCCTGCACATAGGGTTGGGACAAGTCTGCTAAGATGCGGTCTTCCAGCTCCTTGGTATAGGGAATGCCGGCCTTGAAGGACCAGGTGGCGACGTTGTAACAACCAGGACAGTGAAAGAGGCAGCCGCTGACATAGAGGGAGCACCGCACGCCTTCGCCATCCACAAAATTAAAGGCCTTGTAGTCCATAATCCGTCCCTGACTGAGTTCTTCACTCTTCCACTCGCCTGGCTTGGGATTGTTCCAAGTCTGTTCCGTCATAGCTGCCTCCTTCTCTTAGTCAATCCAGTAACGCTCTACTCCTTCTCTGATATCTTCTAAGCTACCACCACATGCTACAATCGTTTTGCGACTAGCCTCATTGTCTGTCGAGCAGGTCACGAGAACCTTGGTGATATTTTTACTAGCCGCCTCCTGCAAACCAAGTCGCAGCTGGCCCTTGGCATAGCCCTTTCCTCGCTCGGTTGGGCGAATGGAATATCCGATATGACCGCCTTTATTGAGCAGGAAATCGTTGAGCCGTAGGCGTAGACTGAGAAAACCAAGGGCTCGACCAGTCTGGTCAAATGACACATATTGAATAGAGGGAACAAAACCTTCTGGCAGGTTGATGCCTGCCTCATAGTCTTGGTTTCTCAAAATCCAGTCTGCAAAGTCCACATCTTTGGAGATAAACCCTCCGTCCATAGCAGATCCTGCCGTTTCAAACTCCGCTAGCATACCCAAAACCGTTTCCTTATCCGCTATAGTCGGTCTTCTTAATTCCATTCTAGCCTCCATATTGTCTTTTGAAAAATTCGCTGATGATGTCTATATCCAGTCCCAAGTCCTGCACAATTTCTGCCTTGTGGAAATCGTCATAGTTGTCCTTGCCGCTCCAAACAAAAGAATTGGTCACAATCTGATAAACCCTATCTGGCTCGACAGCTCTGCCATTGACCAAAAGATCCTCACCGTCTGGGACAATGCCCCACATCTGAGGGTGGAGGCCTGTCTTGAGGCTAGCCACCAAATCGCTGCCCCTGATAGCAACCAAGAGCACATGCTTAGAAAAGGGCAGGACCTTGACCAAGTCCGAATAGTAAATCGGTCCCGCCGACAAGGAAGCCCGAATGCCGAAGCCGTTGATGACCGCACCGTCCGCCTGCAAGCCCAGCTGGCCAGCCCGCTCAAAGAGAGCCTGACAGATGACAGGAGCTAGACTGGACACGCCTTGACGAATGCTCTCTCGCTCCCCGTCTAGTGCCTGTGGCAGAACCGCTATCGGTTGGGAAAAAGCTGCGTCCCGTTCCGACCTCATCTGATCGATAATGGCCTTAACCGCCCTGTCTTCTTGGGTCAGTTGCTCCACCTCAATCAAGTCATAAGCCAGGACCTCGTGCCGTCCATCTGCAAAACACCGCAGGGACAGATGTCCGACAAAGCGACCGTATTGACCAGCCTGGCAAATGCTGACGCCGCCTACCTGACTGGGTTCTCTCAAAATCGTGTGGGTGTGTCCGCCCAAGATGACATTGACTTCTGGAAAGTCCTTGGCCAAGGCAAGATCTTCATCGTATCCTAGATGACTGAGTAAAACCAGATGAGCCTGAGGATTGGCCTTCATAATCTGGTCCACCAGACGTCGTAGAGCCTTCCGAGGATCCTCAAAGAGCACCTTGTCTGACGGCGAGGCAACCTCCTGGGTTTCCAAGGTAGTCAAACCGAGAACATAGAGAGGCTTTCCATTCATATCAAACTCGAGGACATCCTCCAGCGGCACCAATTCATCCGCCGCCTCCTCGTCACGGTAACGAAGATTGGAGGACACAATTGGAAACTGGGCAAAGTCATCCAAGCGACTGAGCAATTCATCTCCGTGGTCAAATTCATGATTGCCCAAGGTCATGGCCTGGCAACCGATTCGGTTCATCAACTCGATTTCCTTGATTCCACGGTACATATTGAAAAAGATATTGCCCGAAAACAGATCCCCACTGTCAAAGACAAAGGTCGGTACTCCCTCTTTTTCATTCCTAGCCCGAATATCCGCAATCAGCTGGGCTTTCTTTGGAAAATTCTCCATGTAAGAATGCATATCATTAGTATGGAGAATGCTGATATCTGTAAAATTCATACTATTTTTTCTTATTCTTGGCTTGCTTGAGCAATTCCTGCACACGCGCCTTCTTGTCCTGCTTCACATTGGAATTCTTCTCGTGATAGCGTGCCACCAAGGCCTTGCCCTTGTCGTCTAGTTGGTATTTTCCCATTGATTTTCTCCTTTTTATGTAGTCGTTCAGTTTACTTTTAGTACTCGCTTCAAAGGTTTGGGGAACCTTTGAAGACTGGAAATAGGGCGAACTGCGTTCGCCTCAAAAGCTGTAGGCAGTACTGGCGTACGGCAAAGCGAGTTCAAATAATCGTGGATTATTTGAAGTTGGAAATAAGGAAACGAAGTTTCCTCATACGTCGACGTAATAAAAGATAAACTGGATGACGATGAAATAGCAGAGCTATTACATTTTCTCTCTATTATAACAAACTTCCGTAGTTCTTCAAAACCACGGAAGTCCTCATGTCCTTCTTTATAAACTAGACCCATTCATGTGTTTGACACGGGAAATAATTTCCTTGTGGCGGCCATTGACCATGGGTCTGGCCTGCGGATTGCCTAGGTAACCACAGGTCCGCTTGACAACATCAACTGTTTTTGGGTCGCTATTGCCACAGTTTGGACACTTGAAGCCACGCTCCGTTGGCTCAAAATCCCCCTCAAAATCACAGGCATAGCAATGGTCGATCGGGGTATTGGTCCCCAGATAACCGACACGGTCATAGGCATAGTCCCAAACAGCCTCCAAGGCCTTGGGATTTTGTTGCAAAACAGGATATTCGCAGTAGTGGATAAATCCACCGCTGGCACCCGCCTCCACATAGACCTTTTCAAAATCCAGTTTTTCAAAAGGAGTGGGATTTTTCCGCACATCGTAGTGGAAGGAATTGGTGTAATACTGCTTGTCGGTGATATTTTCCACCAAGCCAAACTTGTCCGTATCCATTCGACAGAAGCGGTCCGTCAGGCTTTCAGAGGGGGTTGAATAAACAGAGAAATGATAGCCATATTGGTCAGACCAAGCCTCTGTCAATTCCTTCATCCGTTTGATAATAGCAATCGTGAACTCCTTGGCTTCTGGATTGGCCTCCCAGTGACCACCGTAGAAAACTGCTGCTACTTCATAAAGTCCGATATAACCCAGCGAAATGGTCGCTCTGCGATTTTTAAAGACCTCATCCACCGCATCGGTCTTGGCAAGCCGTTTGCCAAAAGCCCCGTACTGATACAAAATCGGTGCATTGGCCGGTGTCGCCTCCTTGACCCGCTCCACACGGTAGACCAGGGCATCCTTGGCAATAGCCATGCGTTCTGCAAAGATTTCCCAGAATTTTTCCTGACTGCCACCACTTTCAAGGGCAATCCGTGGCAGATTGACGGTCACGACACCCAAGTTCATCCGCCCAGATGTCACATCCTGACCGTTTTCATCCTGCCAACCTTGTAAGAAGGAACGGCAACCCATTGGCACTTTGAAGGAACCCGTCAACTCAACAATCTTGTCATAAGACAGCATATCTGGATACATCCGCTTGGTTGCACATTCCACCGCCAGCTGCTTGATGTCGTAGTTAGGGGAATCCGGCTCCAAGTTCAAGCCTCGCTTAACTGTGAAAATCAGCTTGGGAAAAATGGCCGTCCGACCTTCGCGTCCCAGACCCTTGATACGAATGTTCAAAATGGCCTTTTGAATTTCCCGTTCAAACCAGGAAGTTCCCAGACCAAAGCCCAGCGATGTAAAAGGCGTTTGACCATTAGAAGTAAAAAGGGTGTTAATCTCATACTCCAAGGACTGCATGGCATCGTAGATATCCTTTTGCGTTTTGGCAAGGGCATAGTCTTCCTGCTTGTCTGGCAAAACCCATTCTTTCGCTTCCTTCAAATGCTTCTGATAATTGAGTTCCGCATAGGGAGCCAACACCTCATCGATGCGGTCTGCCGAGCAGCCCCCGTACTGACTAGAGGACACATTGGCAATAATCTGCGAAATCTGTGCCGTAGCCGTCTGAATCGACTTGGGACTTTCCACATCCGCATTCCCAATCTTAAAGCCCTGAGCCAACATCCCCTTGAAATCAATCAAGCAACAGTTGGTCATGGGGGTATAAGGGTTGTAATCCAAGTCGTGGTAATGAATGTCACCTTTTTGGTGGGCATTGGCCACATGGGCTGGCAAGAGCTTGAGCCCGATAGATTTTCCGACAATACCCGCTGTCAAATCCCGCTGGGTGTTGAAAACATCCGCATCCTTGTTGGCATTTTCATTAACCAAAGCCTGATCCTTGCTCAGCAACTTGTGGATTTCAAAGTTAATGTCCGTCGCCTGATGACGCCGAAAATCCCGCTGGGTCCGGTACTGGATATAGCGCTCTGCCAGCTCATACAAATGAGCCTTGAGCAACTCTTGCTCCACAATAGTCTGGATTTCATAAATCTGAATGTCATCTATAAAACGGCGGCCAATCTCTTGCAAGGTCGCTTCCAAGACCAGTTGCAGACCAGCCTCTGACACTGGGTGTTCCAATTCCTGATTGGCCCGCGAAAGAGCAGAAAAAATCTTTTGCTCATCAAAGGGCACAATCCGACCGTCCCGTTTCAAGACGACTAAACTCAGTTTTTCGACATCATTTTCTCGCACATTCATCTGACTGGCCTCCATTTTTTCACTGCTATTAGTGTAACATTTCACAAATCAAAAATCAATATCTTGTGTCAAAAAATATAAAAATGACAAATTTGCACTAAATATAGACTTCGTTTCTGAAAAACAAATGAAAACAAGAGCCTAATCTGACTCTTGTTTTCTGGTCCATAAGAAGTACAAATTGATGGCACAGGCCACTAAAATCACAGCAGGCCAAAGCAAGTTGATGACAGGAATTCTGCCAACATTCACCGCAAGAAAGAG
The nucleotide sequence above comes from Streptococcus sp. 29887. Encoded proteins:
- a CDS encoding MazG nucleotide pyrophosphohydrolase domain-containing protein, translating into MAELTVSVLEEYLRDHYGTTVPEQSLFMKLMEEIGEVAELLNQRAGRKMMDSEDDSSARLAEELADVIHYAVALAAVNQLDLTKSILEKDKQASVKYGREINLLEFIVI
- a CDS encoding bifunctional metallophosphatase/5'-nucleotidase codes for the protein MNFTDISILHTNDMHSYMENFPKKAQLIADIRARNEKEGVPTFVFDSGDLFSGNIFFNMYRGIKEIELMNRIGCQAMTLGNHEFDHGDELLSRLDDFAQFPIVSSNLRYRDEEAADELVPLEDVLEFDMNGKPLYVLGLTTLETQEVASPSDKVLFEDPRKALRRLVDQIMKANPQAHLVLLSHLGYDEDLALAKDFPEVNVILGGHTHTILREPSQVGGVSICQAGQYGRFVGHLSLRCFADGRHEVLAYDLIEVEQLTQEDRAVKAIIDQMRSERDAAFSQPIAVLPQALDGERESIRQGVSSLAPVICQALFERAGQLGLQADGAVINGFGIRASLSAGPIYYSDLVKVLPFSKHVLLVAIRGSDLVASLKTGLHPQMWGIVPDGEDLLVNGRAVEPDRVYQIVTNSFVWSGKDNYDDFHKAEIVQDLGLDIDIISEFFKRQYGG
- the nrdG gene encoding anaerobic ribonucleoside-triphosphate reductase activating protein, whose protein sequence is MTEQTWNNPKPGEWKSEELSQGRIMDYKAFNFVDGEGVRCSLYVSGCLFHCPGCYNVATWSFKAGIPYTKELEDRILADLSQPYVQGLTLLGGEPFLNTGTVLPLVKRVRTELPDKDIWSWTGYTWEELMLETSDKLELLSQLDILVDGRYDKSKRNLMLQFRGSSNQRIIDVQQSLQENRVILWDKLQK
- a CDS encoding GNAT family N-acetyltransferase, giving the protein MELRRPTIADKETVLGMLAEFETAGSAMDGGFISKDVDFADWILRNQDYEAGINLPEGFVPSIQYVSFDQTGRALGFLSLRLRLNDFLLNKGGHIGYSIRPTERGKGYAKGQLRLGLQEAASKNITKVLVTCSTDNEASRKTIVACGGSLEDIREGVERYWID
- a CDS encoding AAA family ATPase, coding for MKLETFTFKDLRKKESYKEVEIRSINTVDDSNYYTVFIGENGVGKTRIFEGIIKNILAEGSLFRSEECIQNVNYSGKIEKIIFSTYTLFNRELSVFSEKYDYYRTNFNSKSIVKQVSQIYFEQKLNNGEEQKILEVLKHVGKILGLESEPRISVRGITSLKYDILIKRVRNLKLDRPSVLRTNIQERKKILPLENIEIFEKKLTNFNKSSVYNQFQKYKNKFDYLDSLDRKYCYLSLLTVKSMLMYHRQKYQYSMKNQNIYNLSELIDIYEQYFEVGFETAKELLRIDYNIAKELEIGFVDDLAFFNGNDSKLITQFSSGEFAFFTRLLELAVNITDNSLVLIDEPETFLNPKWVFEFVNLLKNLFKNKSCHFIIASQSPFVVGSVKREDIIKIKKSKDDRILFEYEENQTLGATVNSILSDVFDIGLEDNIVFQEYKDLIVKKSQNNFLESLKLLSNLADSSEKLELMLTLSTEANKEIVRQKIEEIERERFGSE
- a CDS encoding DUF3013 family protein yields the protein MAKHGFLDVLEAALDKHFTYDYELNWDKKNHAVELAFILEAQNAAGIETVDDEGNASAEDIFLEEYVLFYNQDKSRFDEEDYLVALPFDAKKGFSAEFLTYFAGFLKDTADQGLDDLMDFLADPEAQEFAIAWDGEAFEKGRADLVEGEFYPYPRY
- a CDS encoding replication-associated recombination protein A, whose protein sequence is MPANLALRMRPKSIDEVIGQEHLVGPGKIIRRMIDANMLSSMILYGPPGIGKTSIASAIAGTTKYAFRTFNATTDNQKRLQEIAEEAKFSGGLVLMLDEIHRLNKTKQDFLLPLLENGNIIMIGATTENPFFSILPAIRSRVQIFELHPLQTSHIRQALELALTDSERGFDFPVTIEPEALDFLANATNGDLRAAYNSLELAVLSTKESDDGSRHIDLDAVENSLQKSYISMDKNGDAHYDILSALQKSIRGSDVNASLHYAARLIEAEDLPSLARRLTVIAYEDIGLANPEAQIHTVTALEAAQKIGFPEARILIANVVVDLALSPKSNSAYLAMDAALADLRKNGHLPIPNHLRDGHYAGSKELGNAIGYQYPHAYPEKWVDQQYLPDKLLAADYFTANDTGKYERALGMTQEKIKQLKQNKKKS
- the nrdD gene encoding anaerobic ribonucleoside-triphosphate reductase — its product is MNVRENDVEKLSLVVLKRDGRIVPFDEQKIFSALSRANQELEHPVSEAGLQLVLEATLQEIGRRFIDDIQIYEIQTIVEQELLKAHLYELAERYIQYRTQRDFRRHQATDINFEIHKLLSKDQALVNENANKDADVFNTQRDLTAGIVGKSIGLKLLPAHVANAHQKGDIHYHDLDYNPYTPMTNCCLIDFKGMLAQGFKIGNADVESPKSIQTATAQISQIIANVSSSQYGGCSADRIDEVLAPYAELNYQKHLKEAKEWVLPDKQEDYALAKTQKDIYDAMQSLEYEINTLFTSNGQTPFTSLGFGLGTSWFEREIQKAILNIRIKGLGREGRTAIFPKLIFTVKRGLNLEPDSPNYDIKQLAVECATKRMYPDMLSYDKIVELTGSFKVPMGCRSFLQGWQDENGQDVTSGRMNLGVVTVNLPRIALESGGSQEKFWEIFAERMAIAKDALVYRVERVKEATPANAPILYQYGAFGKRLAKTDAVDEVFKNRRATISLGYIGLYEVAAVFYGGHWEANPEAKEFTIAIIKRMKELTEAWSDQYGYHFSVYSTPSESLTDRFCRMDTDKFGLVENITDKQYYTNSFHYDVRKNPTPFEKLDFEKVYVEAGASGGFIHYCEYPVLQQNPKALEAVWDYAYDRVGYLGTNTPIDHCYACDFEGDFEPTERGFKCPNCGNSDPKTVDVVKRTCGYLGNPQARPMVNGRHKEIISRVKHMNGSSL